The following is a genomic window from Streptomyces sp. BHT-5-2.
AGTTCGTGCTCGTCGAAGTCGAGTCCGGCGTCGGCGGGGTCGCGGTACATCAGCCTGGCGAAGGAGTAGTCGAGCAGCAGCCCGTCCTCGATGACGAACGGGATGCGGTACGAGCTGACCACCGTCAGCGATCCGGGTGGGGTCCCGCGCTCGGCGAGCCGCTCGGCCATGCTCGCGGCGATCAGGCCGCCCATGCAGTAGCCGACCAGGTGGATCCGGCCGTCGGTCCGGTCCGGTCCGCTGTCGTCGAGCGCGCGGAGGTAGCGTTCGGCGAGGGTGCCGAACAACTCCTCCGGCGCGACGTCGATGCCGCCATCGCCGGGGGTGCGCCGCACGCCGAACACGGCTGGCCGCTCGGTCCGCGTCTCCAGCCGTGCCAGCAGATCGCGGTACGGGCCGAGCCCGCCGGAGCCGTCGTGGACGAAGACCACGGCATCGTCCTGCCAACGGCTGCCGCGGCCGTCGAGCACCTGGACCAGGGGCCGTTGCGCCTCCGCGGGCCCCTTGCCGTCGACGGTTCCCTTCCCGGTCTCCGTTCCGGCCGCCGTCGCGGTGGGGTCCGCCGTGCCGCCGTCGGAGAGCGCCCGTACGCACCCGGCCACCGTGGGGTCGGCGACGATCTCCCTCAGCAGCCGGTCCCACGGAATCGCCGCGGCCCCGGGGATCTCCCGCCGCAGCGTTCCCACGCAACGGGCGATCAACAGGGAATCGCCGCCGAGCTCGAAGAAGTTGTCACCGGCCGCGATCGGATGGTCCGGGCCAAGGCCCAGCATCTCGCGCCAGATCCGGGCCACGGGCCGGTGCTCGGCGTCCAGCGGTGCCGGTCCGCCTGCGCCGGTCGGGCGCTGCGGGCCGGTGCCCGTGCGCCCCGCCAGCTGTGCGACGGCCGCCCGGTCGACCTTGCCGTTCGCCGTCAGCGGGAGGGAAGGCAGCACGACCACGCGCGACGGAAGCATGTAGCGGGGCAGGCGCTGCGCGCCGGCTTCCAGGACCTGCGCGGGGGTGAGGGGCTCCTCGTCGAGCCGCGCGCCGGCGAAGAACACCGACTGCGCTGCCGGGCGCAGCACGCTGTCCTCGGCGGGGAAGTGCACACACCGCTCGAACCGCGACGCCTCCAGTGCGGCGTTCCACTGCTCCAGGGAGAAGAACGCATCACCGCTCACTGCCCGTTCATCCGTGAATCCGGTCAGCCCCTCCTTGAACTCCATCGACACCAGCAGTGGCGCGTTGACCTTCGTGGAGTCGATGACGGCCAGGGTGCCGCCGGGGGCGAGCAGCCCGTGCAGGCGGTCGAGGGCCGCGGGAATGTCCCGGGCGTTGTGGAGCACGTTGGCGCACAGGACGACGTCGAAGGAGCCCGGCGCCATGCCCTGCTCCTGCGGGTCCTCGTTGAGGTCGAAGAGCGCGACGTTCATCTCGGGCCATCGCTCGGCCGCTTCGTCGAGAAAGAACCGCGAGACGTCCGTGAACGTGTACTCGGCACGGCGCCCTTCGAGGGCGGCGAGCACCGGGGCAGTGGTGCCGCCGACACCGGCGCCGATCTCCAGGATCCGGAGCGGCTGTCCTGCGGCATTGCGCTGCCCGGCCCGCTCCCTGATGCCCGCGCAGATCAGGCCGTTGAGGTACCGGCTGGTGAGGTTCTCGGCATAGGCGGCCCGGGCGACATGCGTGCTGCCCTCGGGGAACAGCAACGCCAGGGGGTCGGCTTCGCCGGACAGCAGGGCGGAAAGTTCGGCGAGACAGCGCTCGACGTAGGCGAGCTGCTCGTCTCCGTAGTCGAGCGCGCGGCCGAGCTCGCGCACCTCGGACCACCGCCGCAGCAGCGCCGTCTCCTCGTGCAGCTCCGGGGCGACGGTGACGTTTCCGTCCGACACGGTGAGCCTGCCCTCGTCCTGAAGCGTGCGAATCCAGCGCCGTACCAGCGGCCGGTGGGCGCTGCCGCCGAGCGCGGCGACGAGGTCCTCGACGCCGGTGGTTCCCCGCGCGCACTCCTCGGCGACCTTGCTGCCCATCGCGTCGAGGGCCACCGCGTTCATGCGGGCGAGGAACTCGGTGAAGGCGTCGGCATCCAACTTGTCGATGAACGCCGCGTGTTCGGCCGCGACGGCCTGCTCGACCCGTTCTGCATCCCGCACTCCTTCGGCGCGCCGGTCCGGCCCGCGTCGGGGGACCACGCCCGCGAAGAGGGACTTGCCACGCCCGGTGTCGGCGGTCGCCGCGACGGCGGCCGCTATCCCCTCCGCGGAGCACAGTGCGGATTCGACCTCGGCGAGCTCGATGCGGTGCCCGCGGATCTTCACCTGGCCGTCGAGGCGTCCGAGGAACTCGATCTCCCCGTTCGGCAGCATCCTGCCGCGGTCGCCGGTGCGGTAGCAGCGTTCACCGTTGTCCGGGTGGCGGTAGAAGGCGGTCGAGGCCGTGGAGGCGGCCGAACCGGTGCCGCTGCCGGTGCCGAGGTATCCGGCGCCGACGCCGTCGCCGCCGATGTGGATCTCGCCCGGCTGTCCGGTGACGGCGGGCTCTCCGTCGGCGTTGAGGACCCAGATGCCCTGGTTGGGCAGTGCCGTTCCGTACGGAACGGACCGCGTGTCCGGCGGCAGCGGCTCGGTCACCTCGTGCAGGTTCGACCAGATCGCGGCCTCTGTCGCGCCGCCGAGTGCGAGGAAGCGGGCGTCGGGCGCGTGGCGCCACAGGTGCCCGGGCTGCCGTACCGGGACCCAGTCCCCGGAGACGAGCACCGCGCGCATGCCGGACAGCCGCCCCGCCGGAGCGCCCTCGTCGTCCAAATGGTCCAGCAGCAGCTGGAGTTGTTCGGGCACCGAGTTCCAGACCGTGACGCCGTGCTCCGCCACCGCGTGGGCCCAGGTCTGCGGGTCGGCGGTGACGCCCGAGGACGGCAGCACCACGCGCCCGCCCGCGGCGAGCACGCCGAAGACGTTGAACACCGACAGGTCGAAGGAGGGCCGCGAGACCGCCAGCACCGCGTCGTCCGCGGTCAGTTGGAGGAGCTCCTCCATCGCGTCGAGGGTGGTCGCGACCTGGTCGTGGGTGAGCGCGACTCCCTTCGGTGCCCCGGTGGAGCCGGACGTGAAGATGGCGTACGCGAGCTGTCCGGGGTCCACTGCCGCGATGTCCATGTCCCCGGCAGGCAGGAGCACGGTGTTCGGGTCGATCACGAACACGCCTGCTTCGGCGCCGTTTGCGGTGCTGGTGGCGGCGCGGGCTTCGGTGCCGGTTGCGGCGCCTGCTGTGGTTCCGACCCCGCTGTCGCTGAGCGTGGCGATGATGTGCTCCCGGCGGGCGGCGGGCCACTCCGGGTCGACGGGCACGAAGTAGCAGCCCGCGGCGAGCACGCCGATCTCCGCCGCGATCTGGTCCGGGCCCGGCGGCAGCGCCACCACCACCGGACTGCCCGGCCGTACCCCGGCGCCGGCGAGCATCCGGGTGACCGCGGATGCCCGCTCGGCGAGCTCTCCCCTGCTCACGGTGGCGCCGGTGCCGGAGTGCACGACCGCGACGGCGTCGGGGTCGGCCTGGGCGTGCTCCCGTATTCGGGTGTGCAGCGCGCCCCTGGAACGCCGCGGCACGCGTGTCACCGCCGGCAGCGCGCGGCGGTCGAGGAGGTCGCGGTCCCAGGCCGACTCGTCCGCCGCCAGCAGTTCCACGGCGCCTACGAAGTCCCCGAACGCGGCGTCCAGCACGCTCTCCTCGATCCCGCCGTTCCTGCTGTCCCAGACCAGCGAGGCCCCGCCGCCGTGCGGGGCGGCCTGCACATCGAGCAGGACCTGCGGAGTCTGGCTGAGCCCGGCCTCCACGACGGGCCGGAGCCGGCGCCCGATGCCCGTTCCCGACCCCGTGCCGGCGCCCACGGTCGAGGTGAGCACCACCTGCGGGGTGCTGTTCTGCCCCTCCTGTCGGCGCGCCAGCATCCGGCCCACTTCGACGCCGCTGACCGCGCCGTGGTCCATCGCCTCGAACAGGGAGTCCCGCGCCCGGCGCGCCAGGTCGGCGAAGGGCACATCGGGCTGTCCGGGGGCCTCGGCCAGAGCGGTCGAGGTGAAGTCCCCGACGATCCGGTCCACGTCCTCCGTGACCGGGCTGCGGTCCAGGACCGTCGCGGTCACCAGGGAGCGGTCGGCGTCGGTGTAACGCCGGGCCACCCGCCCGAGCACCGCGAGCAGCAGCGCGGACGGCGTCACCCCGCGCGACCGTGCCGCGGCGGTCAGGGCCGCCCAGCGCTCCGGCTCGACGAGATGGCTGCGCCGCGTGTAGCGGACCGGTCCGCGTTCCCGGGCCTGGTTCCGGCCCGGGGCCCGGAGGGAGGGCGGGAACCGCATGGCCGGCGGGAGCTGTTCGCTGCGCTCCTGCCAGTACTCCTCGTCCCGGGCCCGGGCTGCGCGCGCCCGCGCCGTACCCGCCCTCCTGCCCATCGTCAGGATGTAGTCGCGGAAGCTGAGGGACGGTTTCGCCAGGGGCGTCTCCGGGTCGTCGAGGACCGTTTCGAAATCCTGGAGGATCACTTCGAGGCCGCGGAAGTCGGTGAGGAGCAGATCCACCGACAGGTGCAGCACCGACTGGTCCGGGCCGCGCGTGACCACTGCGTCGATCATGGGGCCGCCACCGAGCTCGTAACTGCGGTGCTGGAGCTGCGACCGCACGACACGCCGGGTCTCGTCGAACGCCTCGGAAGTCGGGCAGTCGTGGACGAGGAGCGGTACCTCCATGCCGGACTCGATCCGCTGCCATCCGTCCGGGGAGACCGTCACGCGCAGCATCTCGTGGCAGTCGACGACCCGCTGCCATGCCTGCCGCAGCCGTCCGGCCGGTCCCGCCAGGTCGTCGGGGAGGACGAACTCGGCGTAGCCGTGGCAGCCGACGCCACCGTCCTCGTAGGCGTCCGTCCGGCCGACGAGGTAGGCGGCCTGAACATCGGTGAGGGGGAAGGGCCGGTCGGCGTTGTCCGGGTCCCGCACCGCGGCCTCGCGAGCCGCGAGCACCGCGATGACCTCCTCGCGCCGTGCCGCGACCTGCTCGCGCAGCTCGGGCCCGAAGGCGCCGGTCGGGGCCTTGAAGCGGAGCTTCCCGTCTTCCAGCCACAGATCGACGCCCCTCATCTCGATCCTGTCGATCAGCTGCTGGACGGAGGTCATAGCTCACCTGCTTCGTAGTCGTCGTCTGCCGTGTCTGCCGTGTCGGTCGCGAGGTTCGCCACCGCAGCGGTGAATGTCCCAAGGTCCGGATGGGACAGGAGAGTTCGCAGTGTGATCCGCGGGTGGACCTGCTCCTGGAGGGCGCGGACGCAGCGCGTCGCCCGCAGTGAATCGCCCCCGGCGCGGAAGAAGTTCGCCCCGTCCCGGGGCAGTTCCGTGCCGAGCGCGCGCTCCCATGCCTGCCGGATGAGCGCGTCGAGCCGCCCGGCGCCGGACTGCCCGGGATCCGGCTCCTCGGCGACCGGCCGTGCGCACGCGGACCCGGCGAAGTCGCGCAGCCGGCGTGCGACCCCGTCCACCACGGCCTGGGCCCGCCGGGAGCCGATGAGCTGGGTGACGTGGTCGGCCGTGATGTGCAGCCCCCGGCAGTCGTCGTGGACCTGGAGGTCGAGCACCGTCTGCGGGGTCTGCGAGCAGCTGAACACCAGCCGCCCGAACCCGAAGTCGTCGGAGCGCAGCGCGGGATCCTGCATCCCGAGCCCACAGGTGAACACCACGGGATACATGCCGCGCACCGGATCCCCCGTCTCCTGCACCGCGTTGCGCTGCTGATCGATGGCGGTGACGGTGCGGTGGTCCCGCGCCGCGGCCAGTTGCAGCTGGGCGCTCCGCCCGACGGGGACGAGGTCGCCGCCGTCGGCCACCTGCGCACCGACCAGCGTCAGCGAGGTGAAGTCGCCCACCACCGTGTCGATGCCCGGCACGGTCAGGTCGCGGTCGAAGGTGGTGACGTTGACCGCGAACCGTTCCTGGCCACTGCACTCCGCGAGTTCGGCGGCGTACGCGGCGAAGATCAGCGCGGCGGGCGTGAGACCCGCATCCGCCGCCGCGGCGCGGACCGCGTCCCACTCCCCGCGGTGCAGGCCGGTGCCCACCCGATCGAAGACGGGCCGTTCGGTCAGCGCGACGATCTGCGCCGCGCTGACGAGCGCGGGCGCTTCGGGCACAGGGTTGGCGGCCCAGTACGCGGAGTCCCGCTCCGTCGGTGCCACGGTGCTGCACAACCACGGGCGCTGGGAGACGTAGTCGGCGAAAGAGGCGCGCAGCGGGTCGAGTTCCGCCGCCGTGCCCCCGGCGTAGAGTGCGCCGATCTCCCGCAGCACCCGCCACATCGAGGCACCGTCGAGCATCAGGTTGTCCATCCCGATCCCGATCCGGGTCCCGGGCGAACCCGGGCTGGCCGACCGACCGATGCGCACCGTGAGCGGGCCACGCCGGACGGGGTCGGGGACCTCCGCGGCGGTGCTCTCCCGCGGATCGTCGGCGAATTCGACGGGCGGGTGCACCGGCCGGTCCCCGACACGGCCGGTCATGACCCCGTCCTCATCAACGACCGTGGTGCGCAGGGCCGGATGCCGGAGCACCACGGCCTCGACGGCGGCGGTGAAGCGATCGGTGTCGAGCTCCGGCGCGTCGAACTCGAAGTAGCAGTGCGAGGCGACACCCCCGAGCAGCTGCTGCTCGCTGCGGCCGATCAGGTATGCCTGCTGCACCTTGGTCAGGGGGAAGGCAGTGGTGTCCGCGGCGGTTCGGGGGTCCGCGCCCGCGTCCGGGGAGGCCGCCGCGGACAGCGGAGCCGCAGGCTCGTCTTCGCGCGCCGACCGGGCGATGTGCCGCGCCAGTTCGCCGAGCACCGGGATGTTGAACAGGTCGGCAAGCCGAACGCCGGTGAAGCCATGGGTGTGCAGCTCGGCGAGAACCCGCGTGGCCGCGAGCGAGTCGCCGCCCAGCGCGAAGAAGTCGTCGTCCGCCCCGGCCGTGCGTGTAGCCTCCGGCAGACACCGCCGCCACAGGACGGCAAGGAGCTCCTCGATGCCGGTGCGGGATGTTTCTTCCCGCTCCTTCTGTTGCTTCTGTGTGTTCTGTCGCTTCCGTTCCTTCCGGCGTGCCGGGATGTCCGATGGAGGCGGCAGCTGGAGCTCAGGCACCGGCGCGGCTGTGCGGGCGGGAGCGTCGGCGGCCATCTCATCCCCATCGCCACCCTCGTACCGCTCGTACCGGGCATGTACGAGGGCGAGTTGCGGGGTAGGCGCGCAGACCGAGACGGGACGCCAGCCCCGTTCCGTCAGCCAGTTCCACCAGCTGGGCACCGGCCACAGCGGCGTGGTCGCCGGGTCGGCGATGCGGGAGTCGAGCAGCGCGGTCACCAGGGAGGCCGGGGCGGGCTCGGTCACCTCGGCCAGCAGGAGCGCGGCCCCGGGCGCGACGGGCATGTCGGTGAGCATGGCGGCCAATCCGGTGTCCCGGTGCAGCGCGCCCAACGCAAGGACGACGTCCACCGGCATCTCCGGCAGCACGGCGAGAGATTCCAGACCCCGCTCCTCGCCGAGATCGCGCAGCAGCGGAGAGCACTCGACCGGGACCCACTCGATGTCCGTCCCCGCCAAGTGCCCGGCGAGAACGCTGTGCAGCAGCCCGGTCCCGGCGCCGAGGTGGGCCACCCGCACTCTGCCGCCCACGGCCTCCGCCGCGCGACGCAGCTCGCCGCACACCTGCGTCAGCAGTCCGCCGGCCTCAAGAGAACGGGTCAACAGCGCCTCCGGCGCGAGTCGTTCGTGCTCCAACAGCCGCGTGACTCGCACCTCGCCGGTGAGGCAGTGCGCGAGGAACTCGGCGTCCGCGGCGTGCGGTTCGCCCGCCGCCTCCAGGTCGGCGAGTGCGGTGCGCCACCGGTCGAACACCGGCGCCAGCGCGGGCCTGACCTGCTGCGGGTCCACGCGCTGCACACAGCGGCGCAGTGTGGCCACCAGCTCGTCGCGGTCCGGCGCACACACCGCAGCGGACGGTGCCGCAGGGGCGGCGGCCGGTGCTCTCCCGCTGCTCCCCGTGAGGCGCCGGATCCGACCCACGAACCGGGAGAACGCCCGCTCCAGAAAGCCCGGTTCCAGGACGTCGTCCGGACAGTCCCAGCGCAGTTCGATCCCCTCGCCGCGCGGCACCACCTGGCAGTCGATCAGTACGCCGGGAGTCCTGGTGTGCGACCAGACCGCCTTGACCTCGCCACAGAAAAGGCGCTGCGCCGACGACAGGCCGAGGGTGCTGGTAAAGACGACGGGGAAGGCCGCACGGCCTGCCCGGGCGACATCCCGCTCGCCGGGCGCGTACCCGGCAACGGCCCGACCCAGCGCATGGTGCACCTCCCGGGCGCCGATCTCCGGACCGCAGCGGCACAGCGCGAGTTCGGTGAAGTTGCCCAGCACCTCCGAGGAGACGTCCGTGGGCCGGCGGGACATCGGCACGCTGATGTCCACGGCGTCCACGCCGAGGGTCTCCGCGAGGGACTGCCCGAACTCGGCCAGCAGCAGCGATGACGTGGTGACCTGCTGCCCCCTGGCGACGCGGGTCAGTGCGCCGGTCTCATCGGGGTCAAGGTGCACCCCGCGCGAGCGGATGGCGGCCGACTCACCGGGAATCCGCCGTACCGGAAGCTCCGGCGGCCGCAGTACACCCGCCGCGTCATCGGGGGCATCGGCCCGGAAGCCTGCTCCCTCAGCCTCCTCGGCCTCCCCTGCCTCCCCTGCCTCCTCGGCTTCTTCGGCGGCGGTCCGTGCCGCGTACCGGCCGAACTCCGCCAGGGAAGGATCGATCGGCTCCGCCGACTCGGTCCCGCACGCCTCGGATATCAGCGTGTTGAGTACGCCCATGAGGCTCCGCGCATCGAGCCCGAGGTAATTGAGGCTGAGCCCGATCTCCCGTTCGTGGCCCCGTACCGCCACTGCGGTCAGCACGCCGGCAGACGGTTCGGTCTCGTCGTCCAGGCCGGCCAGGTAGGCGCGCAAGCGGTCCGCAGCCCGGGCAGGGTCGCCCGCGTCGAGCCAGGTGAGCGGAGGGAGTTCGGGGAGTTCGTGGGGCGGCAGTACGCGCTGTGCCGCGTCCCCGTGGCGTATGCACCGCAGTCCGTCGAGGCGGGCGCACACGACGTCGATCGCCTTCGACCACGCGTCGAAGTCGACCGGCCCGGCGGAGCTGATCACGACCGAGTACCGCGGTGCCGTACGGACGACCCCGCGGATCCCGTCCGCGCCGAGCGCGTACGCACGCTGCAACGGGGTCAGCGGGAATGTCCGCGCGGCCTCCTCGGAGGCCGTGTCCCGGAGGGCCGGCGCGTCCTGCGGGACCTGTGCGTCCGACGCACCCTGCACCGACGGCGTCCGCACCGCGGTGCAGACCGCTGTGAACGCTCGCAGCGCCGGATTGGCGAACAGCTGGTCCACTCCGGCTTCGATGCCCCGCTCCCGCAGCCCCGCACAGACCCGGGTCGCGGCGAGGCTGTCCCCGCCGAGAACGAAGAAGTTGTCGTCGGGGGCGAGCTGCTCCACGCCGAGCACACGACGCCACTCCGCCGCGACCTCGCTGTCACGGTCCACGCCGCTGGGACTCGGGGACGCCTCAGACCCGTCCGACTCCAGCCGCGCGGCAGCCCACCTCCGGTCCACCTTGCCGTTCGCGGTGAAGCGCAGCTCCGCGGCCTCGGCGATCACCGTTGGCACCATGTAGTGCGGCAGGTCGCAAGCGAGCCGTTCACGGAGCACCCCGGCATCAAAGGGCGCCGGCGCGGATACGTCCGATGCAGCGGATACGTCCGATGCATCCGGGACGACCAACGCACCCAGCGCCGTCCGGTTCCGGATCGGTGTCACCACGGCCGCCGAAACGCCCCCGACTCGCCGGATCGCGTGCTCGATCTCGCCGCATTCGACGCGATGGCCCCGGACCTTCACCTGCGTGTCCAGCCTGCCGAGGATGAACAGCAACGGCCCTTTCCGCCAGACCCCGAGGTCGCCCGTGCGGTACCACCGCTCCCCCCGCCCGTCGGTGACGAACCGCTGGACGGTGAGCTCCGGCGCGCGGTGGTACCCGGTGGCCACCCCCGCGCCGCCGATCCACAGTTCACCGGCGACCCCGTTGGGACGGTCCCGTCCCTCGTCATCGACGACGCGGTACTTCTGTCCCGACAGCGGCACGCCATACGGAATCGACCGCCACTCCGGGTCGATGTCGTCCTGCGAACGGATCACGTACGCGTTGGACCAGATGGACGCCTCGGTGGCGCCACCCATCGCCACCAGCACCGCCTTCGGCGCGGCCTCCCGCAGCCTGCGGAACAGCCCCGGGTCGATCCAGTCCCCGGAGCACATCACCGTGCGCAGCGAGTCCAGTTCGTCGTTGGCGGCGAGCAGCATCTCGACCAGGCCGGGAACGGTGTTCCACACCGTCACCCCGAAGCGGCGGACCAGCTCGCCCCATATGAAGGCGTCCCGCCGGGCGTCCTCGGGGATGGTGACGACCGCCCCGCCGCAGGACAGCGGACCGAGGATGTCGTACACGCTCAGATCGAAGTCCAGCGCGGACACCGCGAGCACCCGGTCGTGGCGGCCGACCGCGTTCCGGACGTTGACGTCGGCCACTGTGTTCAGCGCCGCGCTGTGGGCGATCGCCACCCCCTTGGGGGCCCCGGTCGAGCCGGACGTGTAGATGATGTACGCAAGCCCGTCGCCCGCTGCTGCCACCGGCTCGGGCAGCGGATCGTGACCGGCGGCACCGGCGGCGAGGTCGTCCGCGGTGAGCACCAGCCCGGCCCCGGCCGCCTCGGCGATGGCCTGCGCACGCGCGTCCGGCACATCGACGCCGATCGGCAGATAGGTGCATCCCGCGTACAGCACCCCGAGCACCGCCACGACCTGTGACGGTCCCTTCGGCAGCCGGATCGCGACGACCGCGCCGGGGGCGACCCGCGCATGGACCGCGGCGGCCAGTCGCAGTGCCCTGTCGTCCAGTTCGGCATAGGTCAGCCGCCCGGACTCCCCGACACCGACGGGGTCACCGCTCTCGCGGTACTGCCGCGGATCCCAGAGCACCGCCTCGGCGTGCGGATGCTCGCCGACCCGCCGACGGAAGTCCTCGTAGAGCAGACCGGTTGTGCGGGCGGGCGCGGTCGAGTTGACCGCGAGCCGCTCATCGACCGTGCTACGGCACAACTCCAGTTGCGGAGCGCCGTGTTCGATGACCTCGCGGAGCGATTGCACGAACAGCTCGTAGATCTCACGCGCCATTCCGTCGGGCAGCACATCGCGGCGCACATCGAACGCGACCTCCACACCCGCGCTCGTCAGCCGGAAGACCCGGCAGTCAATGATCACTTGTGGTGTCGTCGAAGAGAACTCGGGCTCACCGAGCGCCGCCACGGCATCGTCACCGAAGATCGGCCGCTTCGCCGCGAACGTGAACACGTAGGGAGACAGGCCGGGATGCCCGCTTCCGGCCTTGAGCGCCTCGCGCAGCTCCGTCGTCGCCTCGACACCGCGCGAGATCCGGAACCTGAGCTCGTCACCGACCTCACGCACGGCCTCGGCGAATGTGTCCATGGCATCGGGACGCGCGCGGTGCGCGTAGGTGACCGTACGGTCCACCACCTCGTCCTCGGTGCCGGTGGCGTCAACGCTGGTCACCGTCACCAGGAACTCAGCGCTCGAAGAGAACCGGCGCAGCGCCCGCTCGTACAGCGCGAGCACCAAGGCCGCCGTCGTGCAGCCCAGTTCCTGCGCCCGCCCCTCCAGCCGACTCCAGTCGGCGTTACCGAACCGGGTGGTCAGCCGCTCCACGAGCGGATGCGCAGCCAGGTCCGCCTCGGCTCCGCCAGCAGGCCCGTCGGGCGGTGCGGCCGCGGCGGTACACCGCGGCAGTTGAGGCGGCGCGAACAGTTCGACTGGCCGGGCGTCGACGACTTCCTGCGCCACCGCCGGCCGTGGCCGCCGGGCCCGGCGCAGGCGCACCCGTACGTCCCCCAACTCCCGGTACTCCGGGAGGACGTCCCTACCCAACACCGCGGCCAGCTGCGAAGCCAGCACGCCGATCGCGGCGATGTCCGCGATCGCCAGGGAGATCGCCAGATGCATCGTGGTCGTCCCGTCGGGCAGCTGGCTGACCTCCACCGCCCACGTCCGCCCCCCGACCAGATCCAGTGACTCCGTCAGCATCCGACGCCGCGTCACTGCCACTGCCTGGGCCACGTCCCCGGGCTCCAGCCTCCTCAGATCGTGCCGGCGCAGCCGTGGCGGAACGACCTGCGCCTCCTCCAAGGTCTCCGCGTCGGCGAACCGCAGCCGCAGAGACGGATTGGCTGTCAGAGCGACGACGGCATCACCGAGCCGCCCCACGTCGATGCTCCTGCCGCTGAACTCCAGGTACGCGACGCAGTCGAGGCCCCCCAGCGGCAGCCCTGGATCACGCCCGGCGAAATACGCGCTCTGCACCGCCGTCGCCGGCAGCTGCCCTCCACTGCTGTTACCGATCCGACCTCTCATGTTGAAAATGGTAATCATGCTCATTCACGGCATGCAACTCGCCCCTTCCCCGCGTGGCACCTCACTCCGACCTCGGACGTTCCGAGCAACCGCTCGCCGCCAGGGGGCGGTCACGTCCACAAGCGGCCTCACCGTGGCGACGCGAACGGGGGCCGGTTCGCGAAGATCGACGACGGCTTGCCGCGGCCCCACCCGCAGAACTCCCAGCTCGAGCGCCAACCGGGTCCGCAGCTCCGGGGACACTGGCTCAGGGCTGCATACTGGAGGAATGGTCACAGACACCGTCTCCGTCGACCAGGAGATGGTGCGGATGACGCCCGGGCTTGGAGGCATGGTGGTCTCCGCCGTCGGCTACCGCATCGCCGGGGTGCGGACGGGACTGCACCGGGGGCTGCCGTCTCCGTACCTGACGCTGATCTTCTCCCTGGACGGACCCGTCACTGGCGGGCTGACGCCGGAGCAGGCGCGCGGCCCGGATGCCTTCCGCGCGGACATCGTGGTGGGTGGGCTGCAGCAGGCTCCGGCGTACGTGGAGCAACCCGAGCGGGAGTCGGGAGTGCAACTGGCCGTACACCCGCTCGCTGCGCGGGCGCTGTTCGGGATGCCCGCGGCGGAGCTGACCGGGCACGCCGTCGCCGAGGGCACCGATGTGCTCGGCCGGGCCGGCGCCGAAGTGCACGAGCGACTGCGCGAGCAGGACCGGTGGGAGGAGCGCTTCGCCACGCTGACCGACTTCCTGCGCAGGCAGGTGGCCCGGGCCCCAGACACGCCGGGC
Proteins encoded in this region:
- a CDS encoding non-ribosomal peptide synthetase; the protein is MTSVQQLIDRIEMRGVDLWLEDGKLRFKAPTGAFGPELREQVAARREEVIAVLAAREAAVRDPDNADRPFPLTDVQAAYLVGRTDAYEDGGVGCHGYAEFVLPDDLAGPAGRLRQAWQRVVDCHEMLRVTVSPDGWQRIESGMEVPLLVHDCPTSEAFDETRRVVRSQLQHRSYELGGGPMIDAVVTRGPDQSVLHLSVDLLLTDFRGLEVILQDFETVLDDPETPLAKPSLSFRDYILTMGRRAGTARARAARARDEEYWQERSEQLPPAMRFPPSLRAPGRNQARERGPVRYTRRSHLVEPERWAALTAAARSRGVTPSALLLAVLGRVARRYTDADRSLVTATVLDRSPVTEDVDRIVGDFTSTALAEAPGQPDVPFADLARRARDSLFEAMDHGAVSGVEVGRMLARRQEGQNSTPQVVLTSTVGAGTGSGTGIGRRLRPVVEAGLSQTPQVLLDVQAAPHGGGASLVWDSRNGGIEESVLDAAFGDFVGAVELLAADESAWDRDLLDRRALPAVTRVPRRSRGALHTRIREHAQADPDAVAVVHSGTGATVSRGELAERASAVTRMLAGAGVRPGSPVVVALPPGPDQIAAEIGVLAAGCYFVPVDPEWPAARREHIIATLSDSGVGTTAGAATGTEARAATSTANGAEAGVFVIDPNTVLLPAGDMDIAAVDPGQLAYAIFTSGSTGAPKGVALTHDQVATTLDAMEELLQLTADDAVLAVSRPSFDLSVFNVFGVLAAGGRVVLPSSGVTADPQTWAHAVAEHGVTVWNSVPEQLQLLLDHLDDEGAPAGRLSGMRAVLVSGDWVPVRQPGHLWRHAPDARFLALGGATEAAIWSNLHEVTEPLPPDTRSVPYGTALPNQGIWVLNADGEPAVTGQPGEIHIGGDGVGAGYLGTGSGTGSAASTASTAFYRHPDNGERCYRTGDRGRMLPNGEIEFLGRLDGQVKIRGHRIELAEVESALCSAEGIAAAVAATADTGRGKSLFAGVVPRRGPDRRAEGVRDAERVEQAVAAEHAAFIDKLDADAFTEFLARMNAVALDAMGSKVAEECARGTTGVEDLVAALGGSAHRPLVRRWIRTLQDEGRLTVSDGNVTVAPELHEETALLRRWSEVRELGRALDYGDEQLAYVERCLAELSALLSGEADPLALLFPEGSTHVARAAYAENLTSRYLNGLICAGIRERAGQRNAAGQPLRILEIGAGVGGTTAPVLAALEGRRAEYTFTDVSRFFLDEAAERWPEMNVALFDLNEDPQEQGMAPGSFDVVLCANVLHNARDIPAALDRLHGLLAPGGTLAVIDSTKVNAPLLVSMEFKEGLTGFTDERAVSGDAFFSLEQWNAALEASRFERCVHFPAEDSVLRPAAQSVFFAGARLDEEPLTPAQVLEAGAQRLPRYMLPSRVVVLPSLPLTANGKVDRAAVAQLAGRTGTGPQRPTGAGGPAPLDAEHRPVARIWREMLGLGPDHPIAAGDNFFELGGDSLLIARCVGTLRREIPGAAAIPWDRLLREIVADPTVAGCVRALSDGGTADPTATAAGTETGKGTVDGKGPAEAQRPLVQVLDGRGSRWQDDAVVFVHDGSGGLGPYRDLLARLETRTERPAVFGVRRTPGDGGIDVAPEELFGTLAERYLRALDDSGPDRTDGRIHLVGYCMGGLIAASMAERLAERGTPPGSLTVVSSYRIPFVIEDGLLLDYSFARLMYRDPADAGLDFDEHELGDLLNEARAHYADRVPHGAVAQLAAGYPRLGPAVATAPGSVRARLDRLAASDPAGAWTPETLLELRESYAASLKAVASFRSPGYLGDITFLRQRGDLHFLPTLKEDMTAFWEEYCLGELTVTDVDGTHFDCLTGDAAAAVTDVLQQVWGRDA